A DNA window from Arachis duranensis cultivar V14167 chromosome 3, aradu.V14167.gnm2.J7QH, whole genome shotgun sequence contains the following coding sequences:
- the LOC107481149 gene encoding GLABRA2 expression modulator-like: MEPPKPGTNQGSQIPHGSGSARTFPSSGSAKKSVHWSPELVTESTFVSSPQESRFNPRAYFSPSFSSPPSSFGISETVVTVRNVLGRWGKKVGEATRRAESLAGNTWQHLKTSPSFAEAAMGRIAQGTKVLAEGGYEKIFLHTFETVPEERLLNSFACYLSTSAGPIMGVLYISTVKIAYASDNPISYQSDDNRTEWSYYKVAIPLYELKAVNPSSNTANPAEKYIQVISVDNHEFWFMGFLNYEGAVECLQEAFLSAKSLRFEA, translated from the exons ATGGAACCGCCGAAGCCAGGAACGAACCAAGGATCTCAGATTCCGCACGGATCAGGATCGGCGCGCACCTTTCCGTCGTCCGGTAGCGCGAAAAAGTCCGTGCATTGGAGCCCCGAATTGGTAACGGAATCCACCTTCGTGTCTTCACCTCAGGAATCGCGCTTCAATCCACGCGCCTATTTCTCTccctctttctcttctcctccttcgtC GTTTGGTATATCAGAGACGGTAGTGACCGTTAGGAACGTGCTTGGAAGATGGGGAAAGAAGGTTGGGGAAGCAACTCGGAGAGCTGAAAGTCTCGCCGGAAACACGTGGCAGCACT TGAAAACAAGCCCCAGTTTTGCTGAAGCTGCTATGGGAAGAATTGCTCAGGGAACAAAGGTCCTGGCAGAAGGTGGATATGAGAAGATTTTTCTGCATACATTTGAGACAGTTCCTGAGGAACGGCTTCTGAATTCTTTTGCATGTTATCTATCAACATCAGCTGGTCCAATAATGGGGGTTTTGTATATCTCTACTGTAAAGATTGCATATGCTAGTGATAATCCTATTTCCTATCAATCTGATGATAACCGAACGGAATGGAGCTATTATAAG GTAGCTATTCCACTATACGAGCTAAAAGCAGTGAATCCTTCGTCAAACACAGCCAATCCTGCTGAGAAGTACATCCAGGTGATATCTGTGGACAACCATGAATTTTGGTTTATGGGGTTCTTGAACTATGAAGGTGCTGTGGAATGCCTACAAGAAGCTTTTCTATCTGCCAAATCCTTACGATTTGAAGCATAG